The Equus caballus isolate H_3958 breed thoroughbred chromosome 22, TB-T2T, whole genome shotgun sequence genome window below encodes:
- the LOC100060806 gene encoding biogenesis of lysosome-related organelles complex 1 subunit 6, with amino-acid sequence MSVPGPSPPDGVLSGPLDCLGAAEPTLGLSDTSPDEGLVEDLMVDDKAVEQLAEGLLSHYLPDLQRSKQALQELTQNQVVLLDTLEQEISKFKECHSMLDINALFTEAKHYHGKLVNIRKEMLMLHEKTSKLKKRALKLQQKRQKEELEREQQQEKEFEREKQLTAKPAKWM; translated from the exons ATGAGCGTCCCTGGGCCGTCCCCCCCGGACGGGGTCCTGTCAGGGCCCCTGGACTGTCTGGGGGCCGCGGAGCCTACGCTGGGTTTAAGTGACACTTCTCCAGACGAAGGGTTAGTAGAGGACCTGATGGTAGACGACAAAGCTGTGGAGCAACTGGCCGAAGGATTGCTTTCTCACTACCTGCCCGATCTGCAGAGATCCAAACAGGCCCTCCAGGAACTCAC acagaacCAAGTTGTATTGTTAGACACACTGGAACAAgagatttcaaaatttaaagaatGTCATTCCATGTTGGATATTAATGCTTTGTTCACTGAAGCAAAACACTATCATGGCAAGTTGGTGAATATAAGAAAAGAGATGCTGATGCTTCATGAAAAgacatcaaagttaaaaaaaagagcacTTAAGCTGCAGCAGAAGAGGCAAAAAGAAGAGTTGGAAAGGGAACAGCAACAAGAGAAggaatttgaaagagaaaagcagtTAACTGCCAAACCAGCTAAATGGATGTGA